The Bacteroidota bacterium genome includes a window with the following:
- the rpmA gene encoding 50S ribosomal protein L27 has translation MAHKKGAGSSNNGRESHSKRLGVKIYGGQFATAGNIIVRQRGTKHHPGANVGLGKDHTIFALVDGKVQFRKSREDRSFVSIVPVEAQA, from the coding sequence ATGGCACACAAAAAAGGAGCGGGTAGTTCGAATAACGGACGCGAATCGCATTCAAAACGTTTAGGCGTAAAAATATATGGTGGTCAATTTGCCACTGCTGGTAATATCATCGTTCGTCAACGTGGTACCAAGCATCACCCAGGAGCAAACGTAGGTTTAGGTAAAGACCATACCATTTTTGCATTGGTTGATGGTAAAGTTCAATTCCGTAAATCTCGGGAAGATCGTTCTTTTGTATCTATAGTTCCTGTAGAAGCTCAAGCATAA
- the rplU gene encoding 50S ribosomal protein L21: MYAIVEIAGQQFKVQKDQFLFVHHLNEKNGATVVFDKVLLVDNNGKVNVGAPTVAGAKVTAKVIADMIQGDKVIVFKKKRRKGYKRKNGHRQQYTKILIENIAA, encoded by the coding sequence ATGTACGCAATAGTAGAAATCGCCGGACAACAGTTTAAAGTGCAAAAAGACCAATTTTTGTTCGTTCATCATTTGAACGAGAAGAATGGTGCCACTGTTGTTTTCGACAAAGTGTTGTTGGTTGACAACAACGGTAAAGTAAATGTAGGAGCTCCTACAGTTGCAGGTGCCAAAGTAACCGCCAAAGTAATCGCTGATATGATTCAGGGCGACAAGGTTATTGTTTTTAAGAAAAAACGCCGTAAAGGTTACAAACGTAAGAATGGCCACCGCCAACAATATACCAAAATTCTGATAGAAAATATCGCAGCTTAA
- a CDS encoding Txe/YoeB family addiction module toxin produces the protein MRIIFSKNAWEDYISWLTVDKNSVKKNNELIKKIERTPFEGKGKPESLKYDLAGYWSRRIDKEHRLVYKVEGKDILIFSCRYHYDK, from the coding sequence ATGAGAATTATATTTTCGAAAAATGCTTGGGAAGATTATATCTCCTGGCTAACAGTAGATAAAAATAGCGTAAAAAAAAATAACGAATTAATCAAGAAAATTGAAAGAACCCCCTTTGAAGGCAAAGGGAAACCAGAATCGTTAAAATATGATTTAGCTGGATATTGGTCTAGGAGAATTGATAAAGAACATAGACTAGTTTATAAAGTTGAGGGGAAGGACATACTGATATTTAGCTGCAGATACCATTATGATAAATAA